The following proteins are encoded in a genomic region of Candidatus Eisenbacteria bacterium:
- a CDS encoding phosphodiester glycosidase family protein — MWAAAWMVGAMLSAIAGGTALADGGSLAVWHAGAWRTWWRAESAPARWSSADDRLTRALQWESLADGLDWASVRMTCGAPAWRARVIVARLDPRRLRLSLEMPRTAEARPSWAIDRTPEDALVALNAGQFVGGMPWGWVVVDGAQQLAPGHGPLASAVSIGATGEVRWTHGGATPDAQEVVTAFQSYPTLLAGNGTVPVALRSAGSRVSRTHRDARLALGQTRDGMLLVVMTRFDAAGELASGVPLGPTTPEMAAILGALGACDAVMLDGGISAQLLLRGRERTLRLPGLRKVPLGLIARARRETTASR; from the coding sequence ATGTGGGCCGCAGCCTGGATGGTCGGCGCGATGCTCTCGGCGATCGCCGGCGGCACGGCGTTGGCCGATGGCGGATCGCTGGCGGTCTGGCACGCTGGAGCGTGGCGCACATGGTGGCGAGCCGAGAGCGCTCCGGCGCGCTGGTCGTCGGCCGACGATCGCTTGACTCGTGCACTCCAGTGGGAATCGCTCGCGGATGGGCTGGACTGGGCGAGCGTCCGCATGACGTGCGGCGCTCCGGCCTGGCGTGCCCGCGTCATCGTGGCGCGTCTCGATCCTCGGCGTCTTCGCTTGTCGCTCGAGATGCCTCGGACCGCGGAAGCCAGGCCGTCGTGGGCGATCGATCGCACGCCCGAGGACGCGCTGGTCGCGCTCAATGCCGGACAGTTCGTGGGCGGCATGCCGTGGGGATGGGTCGTCGTCGATGGCGCGCAGCAGCTCGCGCCCGGTCATGGCCCGCTCGCGAGCGCCGTGTCGATCGGCGCCACGGGAGAGGTGCGCTGGACTCACGGCGGCGCCACGCCCGATGCCCAGGAGGTGGTCACGGCATTCCAGTCCTATCCCACACTGCTCGCCGGCAACGGCACGGTACCGGTGGCACTTCGGTCGGCGGGGAGCCGCGTGAGCCGCACGCACCGGGACGCGCGTCTGGCGTTGGGCCAGACGCGTGACGGGATGCTGCTGGTGGTGATGACGCGCTTCGATGCCGCGGGTGAGCTCGCGAGCGGCGTGCCGCTCGGGCCCACCACGCCGGAGATGGCCGCGATCCTGGGCGCGCTCGGCGCATGCGACGCCGTCATGCTGGACGGAGGCATCTCGGCCCAGCTGCTCCTGCGCGGCCGGGAGCGGACGCTGCGCTTGCCGGGGCTCCGCAAGGTGCCGCTCGGCCTGATTGCGCGAGCCAGGCGGGAAACGACCGCGTCGCGCTAG